Proteins from one Aureimonas sp. SA4125 genomic window:
- the frr gene encoding ribosome recycling factor, which produces MADFDFTELKRRMDGAINALQHDLSGLRTGRASASLLDPITVDAYGTQTPLNQLANVSVPEPRMLSVSVWDKSMVGKVERAIRDSHLGLNPITDGATLRIPLPELNEQRRKELVKVAHTYGENARIAARHVRRDGMETLKRMEKDGDIGQDDSRQMSDRVQKMTDETISEIDRSLSAKEAEIMQV; this is translated from the coding sequence ATGGCGGATTTTGACTTCACCGAACTGAAACGTCGCATGGATGGCGCGATCAACGCCCTCCAGCACGATCTGTCGGGTCTTCGGACAGGCCGCGCTTCGGCAAGCCTTCTCGACCCGATCACGGTCGACGCCTACGGCACGCAGACCCCTTTGAACCAGCTGGCGAACGTTTCCGTGCCCGAGCCGCGCATGCTGTCGGTCTCCGTCTGGGACAAGAGCATGGTCGGCAAGGTCGAGCGCGCCATTCGCGACAGCCATCTCGGTCTCAACCCCATCACCGACGGGGCCACACTCCGGATTCCCTTGCCCGAGCTCAACGAGCAGCGTCGCAAGGAACTGGTCAAGGTCGCCCATACCTATGGCGAGAATGCCCGCATTGCGGCGCGCCATGTGCGCCGCGACGGCATGGAGACGCTGAAAAGGATGGAGAAGGACGGCGATATCGGTCAGGATGACAGCCGGCAGATGTCCGACCGCGTCCAGAAGATGACGGACGAGACCAT